The DNA region CCACCAACCAAGCTGCCGAACTGATTTCTCGGAAGTTTAGTAAGCCAAATTAGAACATAGCGCCCCGTTACTTTTTGGGATGAACTGAAATTATGCACTTGATCGGCATTGCTCACTGTTGCAAGCACGGTTGCTTTAGCAGTATCTGGCTCTGGGTCATCGGAAATAAAAACAGTTCCACTGTGTGCCGGAGAGGAAAATGTAACTTCTACTTGGCGGATGTTCGTCCGTTTGCCCAAGTCAACCACTAATCCCACACCCGACTTTTGCGACCAGCTATTTGTGAAATACGGGATTGTCTCCCAGGCCGTTTCTAAATCACCATCGATTGCAAATTTGGCTAGTTTTGGATTTTCCGCACCGTCACCAAATGGGTCATAATCTCTGGCATCGACCGGAGTTGCGTAAATAGTTGGCCAGACATCAGCACTTGCTGACGGCGTAGCCGAAAGTGTATTTGACTGAGTAGGAGAACTAGTTGGTGTCGCGGCAACGGCAGGCCTGCTCGGCAGACTTGCAGGGGTATTCAAAAAATTGTGAGTCATTAGTTGCCAGCCCAGCCAACCGAACAAGTATGTGCCAACAATCGCTAATGCAACTGCTCTAAGTCGATGCGGCCTAGGAATGTCCTTGCCATGCCAATTAACTTCATGTCCGGTCCAGCGATTTACCGCTGACCTTAGGTCCTCAAGCAAGGAGGCATTTGCGAGAGAAATTTCGTGGATTAACTCAGCTGTTGAAGTAATGCTGCCATCTTGTGTTTTTTCATAGAGCCGATCGATTGCTTCGCCAACCCCATTTCGTTGTTGACTTGGCAAAGTCAAGGTTCGATTCTCCAAGATTTCAGCGCCGGGCAGTGCGCCAATTGGCCCCGATGGCCAAGTAGCGGTCACCATCGCAAAAAGCAGATCGCCAATCCCCGCAATATCAGTAATTTTGCTTTTCCCATCAACGCCAAACAGCGCGCCGTCGATGCCAAAGCCGGTTACTCGGATCTCGCCTGCGTCATTTAGATAGATATTTCTCGGCCGTAATCTGCCATGAATAAGACCAAGCTCATGCATCGCGCCGATAGCCAATGTCGCTTGGGTCAGAATGCGAAGCGCCTCTTTGGTGGAAAGCGGCTCCAGATTTTTACCTACGATGTGGTCAATCGTCTGGCCATCAACCCATTCCGTTACTACGCCTAAATATGGTTCAGTTTCATCTATGGTTCGAACTCCAAATACAAAATCCCGCTCAACAATATCCAAAATTGCAACCGCATTTCTACCGCTGTTGACGGCCGCTGCTTTGGCATGAACCAGCAGCGGCATAGCTCTCGGATCTTTATGTGGTAGCAATACGATGCAGACTACTCGCTGCAACGAATTATCTATTGCCCGCCAAAGTAGGGCATTATGGCTTGAATTTATTTGGACATCCAAGGAGTAGCGATCAGTGAAAGTCCGAGCTGCCATCCTTAGTCCTTGCTCAAAATACGCTTTTTGATTTGAAGTATGATGTCATTCACCTCAGAGATGCGCATCAACTTTGCCAACGCCACATAACTTACCGCAAATAAAACGGTAAACACTGACAGTTGGACGAAGGAAGCGAAGGATTTTCCATCAGTAACCAGATTGATAGTAAGCAGCCAGCTAGTAGCTCCACTTAGTGCGGCACCCACCAAAGTACGGGCAAGTAGCTGAACTAATTTTCCAGATGGCACAGTTTTAAATCGTCTAGTCACCCGATACCAGGTAATAACGCAAATCACCAGGTAGGCAATTGAGTAGGCGACTGCCAGGCTTAGTACTTTGTATTTGTCAGGTACGGTGAAAAAAAGTGTTAAGCCGATACCCATGTGCAGCACATTAAACCCAAGATTTAGCAGGAATGGGGTTTTGGTATTTTCCTGAGCGTAGTAGGTGCGTAGTAGTACATAAAATATTGAGAAAGCGGGTAATCCCAAAGCAAACATGCTTGAGATATAACCAACCGCCGCTCCTTGCTCGCTACTTGCAGCGCCATGCCCATACATAATCACACCGATTTGGCTGCCCATGAAAACCAGAATTATTGCTGCTGGAATTACGAATGTGATCACATTGCGAAGTGCTATCGCAAGCTCTGAACCAAATTCAGACAGATTTTCGTCATGTGAATGTTTGCTAAGCCGTGGAAGTAGTGCGGTAATTATTGAAACGGTAATTATTGAATGAGGCAGCATCATCATTAGTTGCCCCTTTTGATAAGAGGTAAAGCCAATCGCAACCTGTGCATTCTGCTGCGCCACGACGTTGGCGTAAGTGGTCAGTTTGGAAATGATCAGGAACGAAATTTGATTTACGAAAACAAAGCCAATGGTCCAAACTGCCAGATCACCGAGTTTGCCAAGTCCAGTATTTCGGAAATCAAAACGAGGAGTGTAGGAATAACCGCTCTTAGTTAAAGCCGGAATTAAAATAACCGCTTGGGCAACTACGCCGAGCGTTGTTCCTGCTCCAAGCAGTGCTAGCTGTCCATTAGATACCGTAATCGTTGAGGGCATTTTGTCTGTTATCGCCATGAACCCGCTTGCACTCAAAATGACAATGAAATTATTTACTATCGGGGCAAACATCGGAAGTTTGAAAACATCCCGCGCATTTAATATTTGTGACTCAAGGGTATAGATCCCATAAAAGATTATTTGCGGGATACACCAGATGGCGAATATGACTGCTACATGAAAGTCTTTACTGGTCCAGCTATTAGTTGCATACAAATGAACAATTAGCGCCGATGTAGCAAGTGCAATAGTAACTATGACTAGCAACAAAATGCCGACAAGAGTTAAGAGTCGATCCGTAAACATCTTCCCGTTATCAGAATCATCCGTCATGTGCCGAACCAGCGCGGGGATAAAGACTGCATTTATTGCGCCGCCAGCAATCAGAATGTAAATGATATTAGGCAAACTATTTGCCACCGAGTAAGTGTCTGAGAAAACTCCGGTACCGATTGCTGCTACCAGAGCAATGTCGCGACCGACGCCAGTGATTCGGCTAAGTAGCGTGCCGAGCGCCATTCCTGATGTGTTTCCTAGCCCAATGGACATCGAGTCACCCTAACTCTGGTTTTGTGGACGCAAGTCATCGTTAAAGTTATCGCGACTTACCACCACGTCGCTTTCGCGCAGCATTCACGATGGCAAAAAGTAGCAACAGCCCACAAGCTCCCCACACCAGAGTACGTGCCAAAGATTGGTAACTAGAGGAGGTTAAATAGATTTCTTGACTAATGTTTAATTTTTTATCAACTGAATTAAGCAAGTTAACGGTCACTGGAACACTTCCGGTGCCTTGCAACTTAACTGGCACAGATACTGTTACTCGCTGGTTATTTGGCACCGAGATCAAGTCAGTAGTAACCGACTGAAATTGAGAGCTTGACGCACTTGTCAACTGGGCCTTTACCTGAATTGGGTATCCAGATTTATTAGCGATTGTCAGTGGGATGTCAGTTGATTGGCTGGCAAAAGAAATCCTGGTAGAGGTTTGTATTGCTATGTTGCGCCGAATCTGGTTCAGGTAGGACTGGTTGACTTTGAGGAAATAATTGGCATGTCTGGGTTTTGCGAAAGTTTCCGAAAAACTGCGCAGTCGAGCAGATTCGAATCCTGCGACAAATCCTTCATTCTCAATCGCTGCCCCAAGCACTTTTGCCCCACGAACGAGTTTGTTGGCACTTTTGAGCAACCCTTTAGAAAACGGATTTTGTTTGCCTGCCACATAACCCGCATCGGTACTCAAACCATCGGAGGTTTGAGAAAGTGCGACGATCTGCGCCCACCGGCTATTGGTCAAAGAATTTGAAATGCGCTGAAGTTCTCCTGATTCTGGGTGCCAGAATGGCGGAGTTAAAATCGCGATTGTCCGCCCTTGGAATGGCGCTTCGGCTGTAATCATCGCAGTATGTGCCAATATGCAGTTGAGCCGTCGGTCACTACTTAGTTGGCTGAAGCATCGCGAAGTTTCCGCATCATAAATAATCCCTGGCAGGCCATTAACGCTAGCTCGTGCAGCTGAGGTAGTAATTCCAGTCCCGGCAATAAAGGTATTTGAAAGCACAGGTGTAATGTTTCCAAAATCTTTTAAACTAGCCAGCGTCTCGGCATTCAATTGGCCGAATCTGGGCAAGTAATAGAGATTTCGTTTGGCAGAAAACTTACTGAGCCGCAATACCGTTCCGATGTCGCCCGGACTGTTTTTGAATAGTGCCTGCAAATTCGTGTGATTGTAGATCTGAGTCTGAGCTCCTGGAGTGATTTTGGCTAATTTGCCTGCTACCTCATCTACCGCTGGCTTTAGGGCTGAATTCTTTAGGTCGGTTAGCCAGTTATCAACTCCGGGATCCTTTAGAAAAGTGATGTTTGACGGTGCTGGATCTAGCAGCGAGTTTAAGCGAACCAAACTGCGAGCATCCTGATTTATGGATCTAGTTGTGCCATTTGCAAGGTGAGTATTCTGAATTGAAAGCTGGGTTAGGAAAACTACTTTTGTCTTGACTAGATCATTCGGGCCATAAAACCAAGGTTGTACATGATTCGCTTGCAGATTTGTTCCCCGGATCAGAATGCCAAATACATAAACGCCATTAGCTGGCGAGCCCAGCACCTTTTCCCCGTTGAATGAAATACTCCAAGGCGTTCGAGACCCTGTTGCCTGCTTTGCTATTTTCGTAGTCACTTCTGGATGGACTTGTCCGCGATTTAGATTCGGGCTCTTTAGTGTTGCTAAAAGTTCTGAACGCGTTTTTAGTGGGCCATAGGTGACTAAATCCAAATTAGCGCTACCAGTTCGATCCGAAGTCGTAAAAGTTCCCGCCATTCGTACGGCATGGGTATTGGATATAGCTTTTGTAACCCGCACGGAATCAATCTGAATAGCGCCCGCATCTGCTCGTGCGAAATTAATGGGAATAAATAAGGAGATAACCATGAAAAGTGCAATAGTCAGGCTTGCGAGCGCCAACCGCACGGACGGATGTCGTTGATAATCGCTCACTCCCCAAGAATACTTGGCGTGCATGGTATGCCATTGCTTGCGCAACATTTAGGCTAGGAAGCGCGATGAATCAATCACCCGAACTTATTGCCACTTCGGTGGTGACCCAGGCATTGGCAAAAATGCCTGAAGTTATTGAGTTTGGTGAATTATTTGCACAGGCTGGTTATGAATGCGCTTTAGTCGGTGGACCGGTTAGAGACCTACTTTTAGGTCGGCCGATAAAAGATTTAGATTTCACAACGAATGCTACCCCAGAACAAATGCAAGAGTTTTTAACTCCATGGGCACACACTCTGTGGGATATCGGCATAGAGTTCGGCACACTTGGGGTTCGCCGAGACTCATTTATGGCAGAGGTAACTACATATCGATCTGAACAATACGACGAGACTAGCCGAAAGCCAATCGTTTCATTTGGCACTGACTTAGCAGACGATTTACTTCGCCGAGATTTCACGATTAACGCAATGGCGGTACGAATACCAAGTCTTGAGTTTGTCGATTTATTTGATGGAACGAGCGACTTGGTGCGCAAATTAATCCGTACCCCGCGAGCAGCTGAACTTTCCTTTTCCGACGATCCACTGCGAATGATGCGGGCAGCAAGATTTGCCAGCCAACTTGGCTTTACCCCAGTGGCTGATGTAATTATCGCGGCAACTGAAATGTCAGACCGGATCAAAATTATTTCTGCCGAACGAATCTGCGATGAACTTTCCAAATTAATTCTGGGCGCCAATCCAGTTGCAGGCTTAGAAATTCTCGATGGGACTAACTTGGCAGATCACTTCTTGCCCGAACTCCCGGCACTACAACTTGAAATCGATGAGCACCATCGACACAAAGATGTTTATGAGCACAGCTTGAAAGTTCTACAGCAAGTTATCGAGTTAGAAACCACCCATGAACCGACTTGTGAGCCGGATTTGGTTCTGCGTTTGGCTGCTCTTCTACACGATATTGGCAAACCGAAAACTCGCAAATTCGAATCAGGTGGAGGAGTCAGTTTCCACCACCACGAAGTAGTTGGTGCCAAGCTTGCCCGCAAGCGGCTAGTTGCTCTTCGTTATCCAAATGATGTCATCGACTCAGTTTGCAAATTGATTTCGCTGCATTTGCGCTTTCATGGGTACGGTTCGGGACAATGGACCGACTCAGCGGTGCGTCGTTATGTCCGTGATGCTGGCGAGGAGTTGACCCGCTTGCACAAACTAACCAGAGCAGACTGCACAACTCGAAATCAACGGCGTGCTCTTATTCTGGCCAGTACTTATGACGATCTTGAGCAACGCATAGCCGTACTGTCTGAACAAGAAGAATTGAATTCTATGCGCCCAGATTTGGATGGCACTCAGATCATGGAGATATTGGGGATTGCGCCAGGGCCAATTGTTGGCAAGGCCTACAATTACCTACTTAACTGCCGTCTCGATGATGGGCCAATTGAATACGATGAAGCTGTCAAAAAGTTGCGTACTTGGTGGGCTGAACAAGGAAACTAGACCTCTTGTGGTTCAGCCTTTAGTTCACGGACAAAGATCGCACAAACAATGAAAGTGGATGCAATTACCAAACTCGTTAATAGCTTTTCATCCTGTAGCCGAGGCGTTAAAGCAAATACCGTAATGCCGAGTACCAATGAACCATTGAGAAGCATGTCAAAAATCGAGAACACACGTCCACGCCAAACATCGTCAAGTGTTGCCTGAATGGTCGTATCGGCGTTTATTTTCAGAAACTGCCCAGTAAGCGCAATGACAAAAGCGGCTATGCATACCGAGACCAGAGAGGCAGCTTGAATAGCAATAAAAATTATTGGCAAACAAGCAATACAAGTAATGATGCTTGCTAACCGCAAGTGCGCTTGGCGCATAACTCGATGTCCTTCGTGATCAGGTTCGGAAAGCAGTAGTGCGCTGATAATCGCTGCAACAAAACCACCGAGTGCTGCGCTACCTGCACATGCCCCAAAGTCTGAAATGGAGTTCGTTACCTTGCCACTTGTGCTCCAACTAGTTCGCGACAAAATCAACGCGTAAATAGTAGTAATGCCAAATGCGAAACGCTGCAACGCAGCAGCGAAAATGCTACGCCGCGCGTTAGTCACCTTACGAAGAATTTTGATGCCGGCATAAAGTTCGCTAACCGAAGCTCTTAATGGATTTGTTGATTCACTCAATTTTCCGTGCGGTCCCAGAACCGTTCGTGGTTTAATCCGAGTTGCGGACAGACTCGCAACAATTGTGCAGGCACCACCAGCCAAAATAAGTGTGGCATTTGCTCTATCTGTAGCACCAAAAATTCTTTGCCCGCCGATACCAATCGCGGCAGCTATCGCTGCACTAGTTGTGCCCAGGGTGGGAAAAATCGCATTTGCGGTAACCAGGTGTGCTTTAGTTACAACATGCGGAACGCTTGCTGCCAGACAAGCCTGAATGAAGCGAGTAGCACCAAGACTGGTCAACACCAGTGCGGCTAACAGAAAGTTTTGTCCATGGTTTACGACCACCAAGCAGATAGCGAGCATTAAGCCAGCGCGTAACAAGTTTGCCCAGAACAAGATCTGTTGCCGAGACCACTTATCAATATAAATACCAACAAATGGGCCAACTATTGAATAAGGAAGTAACAGAATGCCAAAAGCAACAGCAATTCCAATTGCACTGTTCTGTCGTTCTGGGGAAAAGAGAATAAAAGAAGTTAGGGCAGTCTGCAAAAGACCATCACCGGACTGCCCACTAATGCGGACCAAAAGCAATAAGCGCGCGTTGCGAAGTTTGAATATCCGAACAATTCGCTTTATTGCTTCAGTCATTTAATTATTGCCACCGGCTTATCCTTGAGTATTTTTAGCGTACCGCTTAATCGGAAAAATCAGCAGACAAAGCGAATGGGACCTAGTTGCGTTACTAGGTCCCATTCTTAAGTTAAGGAGATTTAGTTATGCAGTGCCGTTGATGAACGCTTCAACTTCTAGACGGCATTTTGTATCGTCGTATTGAACTGGTGGGCTTTTCATAAAGTAGCTGGAAGCTGACAAGATCGGTCCGCCGATTCCGCGATCTTTTGCAATCTTTGCGGCCCGAATAGCGTCAATGATGACACCAGCTGAATTTGGTGAATCCCAAACTTCTAACTTGTATTCAAGGTTTAGTGGAACATCACCGAAGGCACGGCCTTCTAGGCGGACGAATGCCCACTTGCGATCATCTAACCAAGCAACATAGTCGCTCGGTCCAATGTGAACATTTCGGTCAGCAATGTCATGGGAAAGTTGAGATGTGACGGACTGAGTCTTCGAAATCTTTTTTGATTCAAGACGATCGCGTTCCAACATGTTCATAAAGTCCATGTTTCCACCAACATTTAGCTGGTAGGTGCGGTCGACAATGACGCCACGATCTTCAAATAGTTTCGCCAGCACGCGGTGAGTAATTGTCGCACCAACCTGGCTCTTGATGTCATCGCCAACAATTGGAACGCCAGCTGCAGTGAACTTATCAGCCCACTCCTTGGTGCTGGCAATAAATACTGGCAGTGCGTTAACAAAAGCTACGCCTGCATCAATTGCACACTGTGCGTAAAACTTTGCGGCTTCTTCTGAGCCAACGGGCAAGTAGCAAACCAGTACATCAGCACCAGAGTCTTTCAATGCCTGAACCACGTCAACAGGAGCATCATCTGACTCAACTACCATTTCTTTGTAGTACTTGCCTAGACCGTCAAGAGTGACACCGCGCTGAACGCTAACACCAGTTGGTGGAACATCAGCAAACTTGATGGTGTTGTTTTCGCTGGCGTGGATCGCAGATGCTAAATCCTGGCCAACCTTCTTTGCATCGACATCAAATGCAGCCACAAACTTAACGTCGCTGATGTGATAGGGGCCGAACTGAACATGCATCAGTCCGGGAACTTGTGCCTTCGGGTCGGCATCTTTGTAATACTCAACCCCTTGCACTAATGATGAGGCGCAGTTTCCTACACCTACTATTGCTACCTTTACTTCACTCACTGGATTTGTCTCCTTAACTTTCAGTGATTGTTCTTGCTGTTTTTCTTTGCTTACTCGAATTACTTCGAGAAGATTCTTGGGCGCTGGCTTCTTCGCGGGCAATGAGTTCGTTTAACCATCGGACTTCGCGTTCTAGTGCATCAAGACCGTGCTGTTGTAATTCCAGGGTGTAAGTATCTAGACGCTCGCGACCCTTGGCTAAGTTCTGTTGCAGTTGATCGAGGCGCTCTTCAATACGGCTGCGACGCCCTTGCAAAATATGGATTCGGGTACCGCTTTCGGTCTGACTAAAAAGTGACATGCGAATCGCAAAAAGTTCATCATCCCAAGCGCCTGGTCCATTGTCAGAAACCATTTCGGTTAACGAGGTTTGTCCAGATTGGGTCAAGGTGTAAACAATTCGAGTGCGTTTGCGATATGGACTATCTGGATTTTCATCTTGTTCGGTAATCAGTCCCCGCTCAACTAGCGACTTTAATGTTGGGTACAAAGCCCCGTAGGAAATAGTGTTAAAAAGTCCGAAAACTGAGACCAAACGCTTGCGCAACTCGTAGCCATGTGCCGGGTTTTCCGCCAGTACGCCAAGCACAGCAAGTTCTAAAGCTGCAGAACGTTTGGCCACGGAATTCCTTAATTTCAGTCTTTTTGATGTATCAAAATGATACATTTAAATGATACAAGAAGAGACGATGGACACCAACTCGAAACGTAGCTTCGGCGTGTGGGCATTAGAGTAACTGTGTGGCAAAGTCCGGAAATTCCTCATCCATCAAGGGTTATCGCCTAGGTGGCGGAGTCACTGCGCCACCGCGACAAATTCCCTATCCTGCCCAAGAGGTGGCGGATCCGACCGAACCCCGAAATGTCTTAGATTATGTTCTTGCCCGCCGAGCGGTGCTAGAAGAATTAAAGCGCAATGCGTTGATGGCAGAAAGCCTTTGTGATGCAGATCCTTATTTACTGCGAGCTGCCAAATATCATGGCGAGAAGACTGACCGACAGTGTCCGATTTGTCGCAAAGCGCAGTTAGTGCATGTCACATATATCTATGGTGATGATTTGGGTTACATGTCTGGCCGGGTAAAAACCTCTCCAGAACTTCCAGTCTTAGCTCATGAATTTGGTCACTTCCTGGTCTATGTTGTTGAGGTTTGCGAACGCTGCGAGTGGAATCATCTCTACATCTCTTATGCGCTCGGTGACGGTAAACCACGCCCAATCCCGAAAAAGCCTAGAGATGTGTTGGAATAGATAAGTGATTAATTACCCGAGGCGAGGTCGCACTGGACTGCGTCGATGGATTCCATCTTGGAAATTAATTTTCGGGCTAGGTTTCACTGGACTGCTACTAGGGTTTTTAGCCCTTTTTCTTGCAGTTCGGTTTACGCCAGTGCCATCAGCAAACTCGCTAGCTCAATCACAAACTGCAATTTTTTACTACGACGATGGCCAAACTGAGATTGGTCGTATCGGTTCTACTAATCGTATTTCAGTTGCAATCGACAAAGTGCCGCTGATTACTCAGCACGCAGTGTTAGCCGCTGAAGATCGTGGCTTCTATCAACATGGTGGAGTTTCATATCGTGGTATTGCTCGTGCCCTGTACAACAACTTGAAAGGATCGGCAGAGCAAGGTGGCTCTACGATTACTCAGCAGTATGCAAAGAATGCTTACCTAACCCAAAGTCGAACTATCACTCGGAAAGTCAAAGAATTAATTCTGGCCATCAAAATTGAAAGCTCAGTAAGTAAAGACAAAATCTTGGAAGACTACTTAAATACCATTTATTTTGGTCGTGGCGCTTACGGGATTGAAACTGCTGCAAATCAATACTTTGGGGAAGACACGAACCAGTTGACGATTGCGCAGTCAGCGATGTTGGCAGCAATCATTCAGGCCCCGAATGGATTAGCTCCGGAGTCAAATATGTCGGGTTTGAAGGCGAGGTGGAATTATGTCCTCGATGGCATGGTCACTCAAGGTTGGCTTGCAAAAGCAAAACGCGATGAACTCAAATTTCCAAAAATCCGCAAATACTCCCTGCCCAATGCATTCGCTGGCCCGAATGGATTTTTATTAGAGCAAGCTCGGCAAGCGCTCTACAAGCAGGGGGTAACAGAGGATGAGTTAAACCGAGCTGGCTATAGAGTGACAACTACTTTTAATAAGCAGGCGCAGGACGCCGCGATTGCAGCGGTAAAACAGCAAGCTCCTACATTCGGCAACAAGGGCCTGCGGATTGGCTTAGCCTCTGTCCGACCTGGCACTGGCGAAGTTGTTGCGATTTATGGTGGAGCAGATTACCTGAACGATCAGTTGAATAATGCAACCCAAGCAATTGGCCAAGCCGGCTCAACCTTCAAGCCATATACCTTGGCCTCTGCATTCGAAAATGGTTTCACATTAAATTCGCAATTCAGCGGACGTAATGGCACATATGTTCGCAACTATAAAGTTACTAATTATGGCGGCGAGTCATGGAAAGGAAAGATTACACTCCTGACCGCAACCGAACACTCAGTAAATTCCGCTTTCGTACAATGTGCTGATCGGGTGGGCACCGATAATGTTCTGGACGCTGTTAAGCGTGCCGGCGTGCCAGAAGACACAGCAGGATTGAATTCGGGACTGACTTTAACTTTGGGTACGGCCAGCCCGCATGTAGTGGACCAAGCTGCAGGTTATGCAACATTTGCCGCAAGCGGCTTGCAGGCCGAAGTGGGTTACATAAAGAAGATCATCGATCTATCGGGGAACACGGTTTTTGAATTTAAACCGAAAACAACCCAGGCTTTCAGCGCTCCGGTTGCCGATACCGTTACTTATGCGTTGCAGAAGGTAGTGCAGGTGGGCACTGGTTTTGCGGCTCGTGCTCTAGGCCGACCAGCAGCTGGTAAAACTGGAACCACCAATGACAACATGTCCGCTTGGTTTGCTGGTTACACTCCCGAATTAGCCACAGCGGTAATGCTCGTTAAAGATAATGAAAACGGAATGCCGATCTCCCTTTCTGGTACTGGCGGGATGTCTAGTGTTACTGGTGGCTCCTTCCCAGCTCGAATTTGGACTGCATACATGAAGGGCGCACTCGCAGGTCTACCAGTGACCCAATTCCCACCGTTACCGAAAGGACCACTTTCGACACTCAAGCCCGGCCAGTCGCCGACGGCAAATGTATGGGTAACTGCTGTACCTTCTGCATCGGTAACTTCCACCGCACTCCCAGAGGACACTTT from Actinomycetota bacterium includes:
- a CDS encoding PadR family transcriptional regulator, with protein sequence MYHFDTSKRLKLRNSVAKRSAALELAVLGVLAENPAHGYELRKRLVSVFGLFNTISYGALYPTLKSLVERGLITEQDENPDSPYRKRTRIVYTLTQSGQTSLTEMVSDNGPGAWDDELFAIRMSLFSQTESGTRIHILQGRRSRIEERLDQLQQNLAKGRERLDTYTLELQQHGLDALEREVRWLNELIAREEASAQESSRSNSSKQRKTARTITES
- a CDS encoding CCA tRNA nucleotidyltransferase, translated to MNQSPELIATSVVTQALAKMPEVIEFGELFAQAGYECALVGGPVRDLLLGRPIKDLDFTTNATPEQMQEFLTPWAHTLWDIGIEFGTLGVRRDSFMAEVTTYRSEQYDETSRKPIVSFGTDLADDLLRRDFTINAMAVRIPSLEFVDLFDGTSDLVRKLIRTPRAAELSFSDDPLRMMRAARFASQLGFTPVADVIIAATEMSDRIKIISAERICDELSKLILGANPVAGLEILDGTNLADHFLPELPALQLEIDEHHRHKDVYEHSLKVLQQVIELETTHEPTCEPDLVLRLAALLHDIGKPKTRKFESGGGVSFHHHEVVGAKLARKRLVALRYPNDVIDSVCKLISLHLRFHGYGSGQWTDSAVRRYVRDAGEELTRLHKLTRADCTTRNQRRALILASTYDDLEQRIAVLSEQEELNSMRPDLDGTQIMEILGIAPGPIVGKAYNYLLNCRLDDGPIEYDEAVKKLRTWWAEQGN
- a CDS encoding inositol-3-phosphate synthase, which gives rise to MSEVKVAIVGVGNCASSLVQGVEYYKDADPKAQVPGLMHVQFGPYHISDVKFVAAFDVDAKKVGQDLASAIHASENNTIKFADVPPTGVSVQRGVTLDGLGKYYKEMVVESDDAPVDVVQALKDSGADVLVCYLPVGSEEAAKFYAQCAIDAGVAFVNALPVFIASTKEWADKFTAAGVPIVGDDIKSQVGATITHRVLAKLFEDRGVIVDRTYQLNVGGNMDFMNMLERDRLESKKISKTQSVTSQLSHDIADRNVHIGPSDYVAWLDDRKWAFVRLEGRAFGDVPLNLEYKLEVWDSPNSAGVIIDAIRAAKIAKDRGIGGPILSASSYFMKSPPVQYDDTKCRLEVEAFINGTA
- the murJ gene encoding murein biosynthesis integral membrane protein MurJ gives rise to the protein MSIGLGNTSGMALGTLLSRITGVGRDIALVAAIGTGVFSDTYSVANSLPNIIYILIAGGAINAVFIPALVRHMTDDSDNGKMFTDRLLTLVGILLLVIVTIALATSALIVHLYATNSWTSKDFHVAVIFAIWCIPQIIFYGIYTLESQILNARDVFKLPMFAPIVNNFIVILSASGFMAITDKMPSTITVSNGQLALLGAGTTLGVVAQAVILIPALTKSGYSYTPRFDFRNTGLGKLGDLAVWTIGFVFVNQISFLIISKLTTYANVVAQQNAQVAIGFTSYQKGQLMMMLPHSIITVSIITALLPRLSKHSHDENLSEFGSELAIALRNVITFVIPAAIILVFMGSQIGVIMYGHGAASSEQGAAVGYISSMFALGLPAFSIFYVLLRTYYAQENTKTPFLLNLGFNVLHMGIGLTLFFTVPDKYKVLSLAVAYSIAYLVICVITWYRVTRRFKTVPSGKLVQLLARTLVGAALSGATSWLLTINLVTDGKSFASFVQLSVFTVLFAVSYVALAKLMRISEVNDIILQIKKRILSKD
- a CDS encoding MFS transporter encodes the protein MTEAIKRIVRIFKLRNARLLLLVRISGQSGDGLLQTALTSFILFSPERQNSAIGIAVAFGILLLPYSIVGPFVGIYIDKWSRQQILFWANLLRAGLMLAICLVVVNHGQNFLLAALVLTSLGATRFIQACLAASVPHVVTKAHLVTANAIFPTLGTTSAAIAAAIGIGGQRIFGATDRANATLILAGGACTIVASLSATRIKPRTVLGPHGKLSESTNPLRASVSELYAGIKILRKVTNARRSIFAAALQRFAFGITTIYALILSRTSWSTSGKVTNSISDFGACAGSAALGGFVAAIISALLLSEPDHEGHRVMRQAHLRLASIITCIACLPIIFIAIQAASLVSVCIAAFVIALTGQFLKINADTTIQATLDDVWRGRVFSIFDMLLNGSLVLGITVFALTPRLQDEKLLTSLVIASTFIVCAIFVRELKAEPQEV
- a CDS encoding penicillin-binding protein; translated protein: MINYPRRGRTGLRRWIPSWKLIFGLGFTGLLLGFLALFLAVRFTPVPSANSLAQSQTAIFYYDDGQTEIGRIGSTNRISVAIDKVPLITQHAVLAAEDRGFYQHGGVSYRGIARALYNNLKGSAEQGGSTITQQYAKNAYLTQSRTITRKVKELILAIKIESSVSKDKILEDYLNTIYFGRGAYGIETAANQYFGEDTNQLTIAQSAMLAAIIQAPNGLAPESNMSGLKARWNYVLDGMVTQGWLAKAKRDELKFPKIRKYSLPNAFAGPNGFLLEQARQALYKQGVTEDELNRAGYRVTTTFNKQAQDAAIAAVKQQAPTFGNKGLRIGLASVRPGTGEVVAIYGGADYLNDQLNNATQAIGQAGSTFKPYTLASAFENGFTLNSQFSGRNGTYVRNYKVTNYGGESWKGKITLLTATEHSVNSAFVQCADRVGTDNVLDAVKRAGVPEDTAGLNSGLTLTLGTASPHVVDQAAGYATFAASGLQAEVGYIKKIIDLSGNTVFEFKPKTTQAFSAPVADTVTYALQKVVQVGTGFAARALGRPAAGKTGTTNDNMSAWFAGYTPELATAVMLVKDNENGMPISLSGTGGMSSVTGGSFPARIWTAYMKGALAGLPVTQFPPLPKGPLSTLKPGQSPTANVWVTAVPSASVTSTALPEDTFTSGPSASASTTPTPVNKNDAFLPDVTNSATGAVLDSAASQLLSALGFYPVLSPIDGTDPALPVYVISQSPVGNTFIRKGSTVVLTTSNIAP